A stretch of Aureispira sp. CCB-E DNA encodes these proteins:
- the cyoE gene encoding heme o synthase — translation MATTNSKTVSTGSFLKQKINDYKLLTKVKLSGLVVFSACITYILGASTFNWQALVILGLGGFFVTGAANALNQVLEKDYDRLMKRTENRPIATGRMETSEAVLIAGLLSVAGLLLLSSFNPMTAVLGALSLVSYSFIYTPMKRVSPVAVWIGAIPGALPMAIGWVAAGNNLGPEAIFLFSLQFFWQFPHFWAIAWVAYKDYSKAGFYLLPSKKVDGRDKSTALQTIFYALCLLPMSFLPIYFNIAGYIACVVMLIMGIFYLTYAIKLYLECNDQAARKLMFASFAYLPVVLIVLVLDKI, via the coding sequence TTGGCAACAACAAATAGTAAAACGGTAAGTACAGGAAGTTTTTTGAAACAGAAGATTAATGACTACAAACTTTTGACTAAAGTGAAATTGTCGGGGTTGGTTGTCTTTTCTGCTTGTATTACTTACATTTTGGGAGCGAGCACATTTAACTGGCAAGCCTTAGTAATACTAGGTCTTGGAGGTTTTTTTGTAACAGGAGCTGCAAATGCACTCAATCAAGTCTTGGAGAAAGACTATGATAGGTTGATGAAGCGAACAGAAAATCGTCCAATTGCTACAGGTAGAATGGAAACATCAGAAGCGGTGTTAATAGCAGGTTTGTTAAGCGTAGCAGGTTTGTTATTACTATCTTCTTTTAATCCTATGACCGCAGTTTTAGGAGCTTTATCTCTAGTTTCATATTCCTTTATTTATACACCAATGAAACGTGTTTCTCCAGTTGCAGTATGGATTGGTGCCATACCAGGAGCTTTGCCAATGGCTATTGGTTGGGTTGCTGCGGGAAACAACTTGGGACCAGAGGCTATTTTCTTATTTAGTCTTCAGTTCTTTTGGCAGTTTCCTCATTTCTGGGCGATTGCATGGGTAGCTTACAAAGATTATTCAAAGGCAGGTTTTTATTTGTTGCCTTCCAAAAAAGTAGATGGAAGAGACAAAAGTACTGCACTACAAACAATTTTTTATGCTTTGTGCTTACTTCCAATGAGCTTTTTGCCAATTTATTTTAATATTGCAGGCTATATTGCTTGTGTGGTTATGTTGATAATGGGTATCTTTTATCTAACTTATGCCATTAAATTATACTTAGAATGTAACGATCAAGCAGCTCGAAAATTGATGTTCGCGTCTTTTGCTTATTTACCAGTTGTTTTGATTGTTTTAGTTCTTGATAAAATCTAA
- a CDS encoding cytochrome c oxidase subunit 3, with amino-acid sequence MEMVASPKKIKRIHPKKFALWTAMVSMIMLFSAFTSAYLVRKAAGNWLSFPIVEEFFYSTGVILSSSVILHVAYKAFVAKNYGLYKVLLTVGFVLGISFVALQYMGWLALNDMGIFISTNQSSSFFVLLIGAHALHVIGGITALMISWIYALKRSTQAWTPKGQLRLELTFTYWHFVDILWLYLLLFLWIQQ; translated from the coding sequence ATGGAAATGGTTGCATCTCCAAAAAAGATAAAACGAATCCATCCCAAAAAATTTGCTTTGTGGACGGCAATGGTGAGTATGATTATGCTATTTTCAGCATTTACGAGTGCTTACTTAGTCCGAAAAGCAGCAGGGAATTGGCTTTCGTTTCCAATAGTAGAAGAGTTCTTTTATAGTACTGGAGTTATTCTGTCAAGTAGTGTTATCTTACACGTTGCATACAAAGCTTTTGTGGCAAAAAATTATGGTTTATACAAGGTTTTGTTAACAGTAGGTTTTGTATTGGGAATTTCATTTGTTGCCTTGCAATACATGGGATGGTTGGCACTGAATGACATGGGAATTTTTATCTCAACCAATCAATCTAGTAGCTTTTTCGTCTTGTTAATTGGTGCTCATGCACTGCATGTTATCGGAGGAATTACAGCCCTAATGATTAGTTGGATATATGCCTTGAAACGCAGTACTCAAGCATGGACTCCTAAAGGACAATTAAGATTAGAATTAACATTTACCTATTGGCATTTTGTCGATATTTTGTGGTTGTACTTATTGTTATTCTTGTGGATACAACAATAG